AATGCGGCGACTATAGCGAAATCCGTGTTCACGTCGAACCCGCTGCCGGCAGCGAAGCGCGTCTTCGTCGACGAGGTCGCCAGCGTCGCGATGGCATCGTATGTCTTTGGGTGAATGCGTAGGGCGGATTAGCGAAGCGTAATCCGCCATTGGGCCGCAGCAAAGGTGGCGGATTACGCTTCGCTAATCCGCCCTACGCATTGCGTGACGCGATCAAGCTCCGATACAGCGCCGCATACTCGCCGGCGCGGTTGCGCCAGGACACGTCGGTGGCAAGGCCGTTCAATTGCAGTCGCCGCCAGGTCGCCTTGTCGCGAAAGGCGGCATTGGCTTTCCGCAAGCCGCCGGTGAGGGCGTCGGCCGTCACTGGAGCGAACTTGAAGCCGGTGGCGTCACGTCCGGTCTCGCCGATGTCGACGATGGTGTCCTCGAGGCCGCCGACATGGGAGACGATCGGGACCGCGCCATAGCGCAATGCGCAGAGCTGGGTCAGCCCGCACGGCTCGAACCGCGACGGCACGAGCAGCGCGTCGGATCCGGCCTGGATCAGGTGGGCCAGAATCTCGTCATAGCCGATCAAGACGCCGATCCGGCCGGGATTGGCACGCGCGGCGGCTTGGTAGCGCTCCTGGAGATCGCGGTCGCCGCTGCCGAGCAATGCGAGCTGCATGCCCTGGTCCAGGATCGTCGGGATCGCCTCGAGCAGCAAGTCCAGGCCCTTCTGCCAGGACAGCCGGCTGATGACGCCGAGCAGCGGCGCCTCGTCGGAGGAATCGAGATTGAACTGCTGCTGCAGCACCGCCTTGTTCGCGGCGCGGAACGTGAGGTCCTGTGCACCGAAGCGATAGGCGATATGCGGATCGGTCTGCGGATTCCACACTCCGATGTCGATGCCGTTGAGGATGCCGCTGAGCACGTTGGCGCGCGCGCGCAGCAGGCCGCCGAGCCCCATGCCGCCTTCATCGCTCTGGATCTCGCGGGCGTAGGTCGGCGACACCGTGGTGATGCGATCGGCGAGCTGCAGCCCGGCTTTCAGAAAACTGATGCCGCCGAAATATTCGAGGCCGTGGACGTCGAACGATGCGTCATGGGGCAGGCCGATCGCCCCGGCCAGCGCGCGGTCGAACTTGCCCTGATAGGCCATGTTGTGAATCGTCATCACCGTGCCGGGCCGCGCCCCGCCGTCATAGTGCAGATAGGCCGGCGCCAGTCCGGCCTGCCAGTCATGGGCGTGGACCACGTCGGGTATGAAACTCGCGACCAGACCCCGGCCGATATCGGCCGCCACGCGCGCCAGCGCCGCGAAGCGCACGCCGTTGTCGGGCCAGTCGACGCCCTCGGCGGTGACGTAAGGGTTGCCCGGCCGCGCATAGAGGTGCGGTACGTCGAGCACGAACAGATCGAGCCCCTCATGCGAACCGGCGAGCAGGCGTCCCCGCCCGCCGAAATAATCCGGCCAGCGCCGGATCTCGTCCGCGCCCGAAAGCCGTCGCATCACCTCAGGATAGCCCGGCATCAAGGTGCGCATCTCGACGCCGTGCGCCTTCAGCGCGATCGGCAGCGCACCGGCGACATCAGCGAGGCCGCCGGTCTTGACGATGGGATAGACTTCCGAAGCGACCGCGAGGACGCGAACAGGCGTCATGTATTGAGCCTGTCGATCATTGGCTGGGTCACGAGCGAGATGCCCTGTTCGGTGGTGCGGAAGCGTTTGGCGTCAAATTCCGGATCCTCGCCGATGACGAGTCCCTCCGGAATCTCCACGCCGCGGTCGATCACCACGTTCTTCAAGCGAGCGCCGCGGCCGACATTGACGTAGGGCATGATCACGGCGTTCTCGACATTGGCATAGGAGTTGATGCGCACCCCCGTGAACAACAACGAGCGGCGCAGCGATGCGCCGGAGATGATGCAGCCGCCAGAGACGAGCGAACTCACCGCCTGGCCGCGCCGGCTCTCCTCGTCATGGACGAATTTCGCGGGTGGCGTGATCTCGGCATAGGACCAGATCGGCCAGGCGCGGTCGAACAGATCGAGCTCCGGCACGACGTCGGTGAGGTCGATATTGGCCGCCCAATAGGCATCCACTGTGCCGGCGTCGCGCCAGTAGGAGCGGGGGTCATTGCCCGAGCGCACGCAGGAGGTCGAGAACTGGTGCGCGATGGCGCGGCCGTTCTTGACGATGTAGGGAATGATATCCTTGCCGAAATCGTGGCTGGAGTTCGTATCCTCGGCGTCGCGCTTGAGTTGATCGTACAGGAATTTGGTGTCGAATACGTAGATGCCCATGCTGGCGAGCGAAACATCAGGCTTGCCCGGCATCGGCGGCGGATCCTTTGGCTTCTCCAGGAACTGCTGGATCCAGCCGTTCTCGTCGACATGCATGATCCCGAAGCCCGAGGATTCCGCACGCGGCATTTCGAGGCAGCCGACGGTGACGTCGGCGCCGCTGTCGACGTGCTGGCGCAGCATCACCTCGTAGTCCATCTTGTAGATGTGGTCGCCCGCGAGAACCACGATGAAGCGGGCATTGTGCGACTCGATGATGTCGATGTTCTGGTAGATCGCATCCGCCGTGCCGACATACCACATGCTCTCCGAGACGCGCTGGCTCGCGGGCAGGATGTCGAAGCTCTCGTTGCGCTCAGGGCGGAAGAAGTTCCAGCCCATCTGGAGATGCCGGATCAGGCTGTGCGCCTTGTATTGCGTGGCGACCGCGATGCGGCGGATGCCGGAGTTCACCGCGTTCGACAGGGCGAAATCGATGATGCGGGATTTGCCGCCGAAATAGACCGCGGGCTTGGCCCGCCGGTCGGTCAATTCCAGCAGCCGGCTGCCGCGGCCGCCGGCCAGGACAAATGCCAAAGCCTGGCGGGCAAGCGGCTCATTTCCGGCAGCACTCATGTCATCCTCCCACTCGTCTGGCGCAAGCCAATTCTGGCGTAAGCCAAGGCCTTCGCGAAGTGCCTTCCGGCCGCGCATCATTGGAACAGATAGTAACGGTACGAATAGTAAATCGGGAAGATGCTTGTTGGTTGCGAACACGCGGGAAGCTTAACGCTTTGGCCGCGGCGGGAGGCCTTCCGTCGCCGTCGCCTGGCGGTCACAGATCAGGCATGCGCAGCCATCTTGTGCGCTGCACGCAAGATTGGCGGCTTTGACTTCGCGCAAGGACGCAAGATCATGGCGTGCGATGCTTTTCAAATGAAACATCAGACAGGGAGCAAGAGGATGAGTATCTGGAGAACCGCAATTGCATGCTCACTGGCGGTCGGGGTCCTGATCGGCCAGGTTGGGCAGGCATCAGCGGGACCGATGCCGACCAATGTCGCGACCATGAAGGCTGCGGCCGGCGATGATGTCACTCAGGTTCACTGGCGTGGTGGCGGCTGGGGCTGGGGCCTCGGTGGCTTTGCGGCCGGCGCCATCATCGGCAGCGCCATCGCCGGCGCGCCCTACGGCTATTACGGCGGGGGACCGTACTACGGCTACGGCTATCCGGGTTACGGCTACGGCTATGCACCGGCCTATTATGGTTACGGCTACGGGCCTGCCTACCCTCGCTATTACCGGCCCTATCGTCCGTATTACGGTTATCGCTACGGCTATTATCGGCCGCACTACCGTCACTACTACCGCCGCTATTGGTGATCGCGCAGGCGGACGAGGTCGTCGATCGCTCGTCCGCCTATGCGATTGCGGGCGCATCATCACTCTCGTTGAGGCGGGCCGGGTTCGGCGCGCCACCATAGCACGCTTGAGACGCGCGTAGACGCGCTCATGCTGGCGCGCTGCGTCGCGCGCGACAGCATCGAGGTGCGCACGCTCGTCTTCCACAAACAGTAACAATGTGTGATGGATCCGCCGGGCATGGTCCGGTGGAGTTCCCGGAACAATCCGGAACTCGACGACGTTGCAGCGCGGGGCAGGGCCAACCGGGAGCGGTGCCGTGCAAGCGCAGCCGACACTCTTGTTTTGTCTGACCACTTTCTCGCTTTCTGCATTTTCCGTCGCTCACGCCGAAAGCGGACTTGCCTCATATTATGGATATGGAAAAGCCGCGAGGAGCGGCGAGCTGACCTGCGCGCACCGGACGCGCCCGTTCGGCAGCGTGCTCAAGGTGTCCTATGGCGGTCGGACCATTCAATGCCGCGTCAATGATCGCGGCCCCTTCATTCGCGGCCGCATCGTCGATCTCTCGGTGCCCGCTGCTCGTGCGCTCGGCATGATGAGCGCAGGCGTGGTGCGTGTCTCCGTAGAATAGCGCCGCCGACGCGCGATGTATGCATCAAGAGGACGGGGCGGCCGGTGGTGCTGCGGCGTGCCACCCATGCGCCTACCACGCTCCGACAGCCATCATCACGACGATAGTCAGGCACGAGAGGCAGGCGATCGACGCAGCATAGAATTGGGGGGTGTTCAATATCGCCTCCTGAAATTCGTCCGCTTCTTCGAAAGATTGATGTCGCAGCGCGCTTATTCCCTCTGACGCTTCAATTCGGCGTCGTGTTGCCCGTCCGTCCCGTCCGGATCGGACCGCGCATCATCCGGAAGAAACACCTTTGGATGTTTGCCGATGAGCAGAAGCTGCTTGCGCATCTCGGCAAGGCGGGCACGGCAAAATTCCTTGTAGAGCAATTCGAATATGGCGGGCACTGTCACCCCCATCGCTGGAATTCAAGCTCTGAAATATATGATCCCGCTGGACGGCTTCGAAAATGCGAGCCGTTGCCGGAGAGGCCAACTCTGAAATGCCGTTGGCTGACCGGCTTGTAAGCACGAAAAACGAGCGCCGCTAATAATCCAGATCACAGTCTAGAAAGCTTTTGTTTCAAAAGGACTTCGTCTCACAACCAGCGCGAGTTGCCTGACGGCCCAAAAACCAACTACAGCGCGAAAATCGTGATCACCGGATGCATTTGCCGTCATCTGCAACGCCGGCGGCGACGAGCGGAGTTGCGCCTTACCGGGTGCGTTGTGACCATCCTCTCCCGCGCGCGGGGAGAGGATGCTTGGCGTCGTGGGGATGGAAGGGCGTCGCGACAATGTCAGCTCAGATGCACCGCATCGTCCCGTTGGGCATGCGCGTGGCCGGATGGCCGGTCTTGCGGATGCAGTAGTCTTCGTTCTGCCCGCCGAAGACGCAGCGGCCCGCCGCATTGCGATGCTGGTTCGGACCGCAGCCGCCAAGGGCAGCAGCGGGCGTCGACGTCAACCAGAGACCCGCCGAGAGAACAACAATTCCAAACAGAGCAGCAGACAGAGTCTTCATGAAAACCTCCACGTCTCGCGCGCCATCGTGATCAATGGCCGCCTTCTATAGCACGAGCGTGAATTCGCATAAATCGGTGCGGCGCGAGAACGTCGCGCCGTCAGCCCGACGGCAGGTGGCTATGCGCCGTAGGTCGATCCTTTCGGCAACGGAAACACCGGATCTTGCGTCCTGATGTTGGTCGGCCACACCACGGAAATGTGCTCGCCCGCATTCTGCATCACCACCGGCGTCGAGCGCTCGTTCTGGCCGGACAGCGGCGTGCCCGGCGGGAAGAATTTCACGCCATAGCCCTGGATGGTGCCACCGGCAGGGATGTCGACGTCGAGCGCCGCCTTGCGAATGGCCTCCGGCTCGAAGCTGCCGTATTTCTCTTTCGCCACCGGCAGCACGTTGTTGAGCAAAACCCAGGTCTGGTTAAAGCCCATCGAGCAGTGCGGCGGTACGTCGGTGGCGCCGGTCTTGGCCTGGTAGCGCGTGACCATGGTCTTGATCAGCTCGCCCATGCCCGGCGCGAGCTTCGAGGGGTCGAGCAATTGCGCCGGGACCGGATCGATGTTGCAGAAATGGTCGATGTCGGCGCCGAAGGTCGCGCGCAGCTTGTCGAGTTGGCTGTAACCGGCGCCGGCGCCGAACAGCATCTTGAAGCGAAGCCCGCTCTCGCGCGCCTGGCGCAGGAACAGGGTGATATCAGGGTTGTAGCCGGCATGCGAGATCACGTCGACCTTGGCGCGCTTGAGCTTGGTCACCAGCACCGAGAGATCGGGGGCCGAGGCCGAATAACCCTCGTGCAGCACGACCTGGATGCCGGCCTCCTTCGCGTAGGCCTCGTCGGCGGAAGCGACGCCGACGCCATAGGGACCGTCCTCGTGGATCAGTGCGACCTTGACGTCCTTCGGCTCCATGCCGAGCTTGCCCTTGGCGTGCTCGGCGAGGAAGCCGGCGAAGGCCTGGCCGTACTGGTCGGAATGGATCTGCGCGCGAAACACATATTGCAGGTTCTTGTCCTTGAACACGGCGGTCGACACCGCGGTCGTGATCCAGAGGATCTTCTTCTGCTGCTCGACCTTCGCCGCCAGCGGCACGGCATGCGCGCTGGAATAGACGCCGTTGATGATGTCGATCTTCTCCTGGCTGATCAGCCGCTCGGCCTCGTTGATGGCGATTTCGGCCTTGCTTTGGGAGTCGGCGGGGACCGGCACGATCTTGGTCTTGCCGCCGATGCCGCCCTTCTCGTTGACGAGATCGATGGCGATCTGCGTGCCGACCGAGGAGGCGACCGAGCCGCCCGCGGCGAATGGTCCGGTGAGATCGTAGATCAGGCCGATGCGCAAATTCTCGGCTTGCGCCTGGGCCCGTGTCCAATCGAGGCTGAGCGTGGCGGCGGCAGCCGCCGTACCCTTCAGCAGCTGCCTGCGTGAAGTCGGCATCCTATCCCTCCCTCCGGTCAGTCGTTTGCGACTGGTCTTATGTTTTTTGGCGAGTATTTGGAGGGCGTCCGCGAAAGTCAACATGCGCCGCACTAGGCAATTCGGACGCGTGATCGCTTCGGCATTTTTCCCTGAGTATCATTCTTTTTGCGCTGCGCCGTGCTTGGTTCGCAATCATTCGAGGGCGACGCATCAGGGTGGAGACGAGCATCCGCCTGTCACGCGTGTATTTTCGGCTTCGTCGCGATGCCGCAGCATCTCCCGCAGATGTGATGGCTTTGCTCAACGCATTTGCAGCAGGGCAGGGCTCATGACCGGCATTCGGCTTGTGCGCATCGGAGGTTGCGTGCCATCCTAGCGCGGTAAATTGCACGGGAAGCCAATTCCCGGCTTGGCCATTGCGCCACGTTCAGGGTGGAAACAAAGCTCAGGAGAAGAGATATGATGTGGACGCTTCGTCTTACGGGGCTCGCTTGCGTTGGCCTGTTGCTGTCCTCGGTCAGCGCCCTCGCGGGGCCCAAGGTCGTGACCGGTCCGGGTGCCGATCCCGCATGCTTCAAGCCCTGGTCCGCTCAAACCAAGTTCTTCCAGTGGGCCAAGAAGCCCGGTCCCTACAAGATTGCCCTCGTCAACGGCTTCGTCGGCAACACCTGGCGCATTCAGATGGTGAAGACCGCGAAGGCCTTCGCCGCGCAGCCGGGCATCAAGGAGAACATCAAGGAGTTCAAGGTCGTCTCGACCGGTACCGATGTTGCAGCGCAACTCGGCGCGATGGAGGACTTCATCAATCAGGGCTTTGACGCCATCGTCACCATCGCGGTCGCCCCTGACGGCTTCGACCGCATCATCCGCCTCGCCGACAAGAACAACGTCGTCGTGGTCCCCTTCGACAACGTCCTCGACACCGACAAGGTGATGATGGTCAACGAGGACCAGAAGGAAATGGGCCGCATGTCGGCGAAGTGGCTGATGGACGAGAGCGGCAAGAAGAGCGGCGACATTCTCGAGGTCCGCGGCCTGCCCGGCAATTCGGTCGACCGTGACCGCCATCTCGGCTTCCGTGAGGTGATGGAAGCGCCGGGCAACAGCTTCAAGATCACCGAAGTGGTCGGCAACTGGGACACCGGCACCTCGCAGAAGGTGACGGCGGACGCGCTCGCCGTGCACGGCCATTTCGACGGCATCTTCACGCAGGGCGGCTCCGACGGCACCGTACAGGCGCTGATGGCGGCCAAGCATCCCTTCGTGCCGATGTCGGGTGAGGGCGAGAACGAGTATCGCAAGCAGATCGCCGATCACGCCAAGGACGGCCTCAAGGGCATGTCCTACGGCCAGTCGCCGGCGCTGGTCGCCATCGCCACCAAGGCGGCGATCTCCGCCTTGCAGGGCAACGTCATGCCGCAGCTGATCTCGATCCCGATCCCGGTTGCGACCTACAAGGACCTCAAGCCCGGCGTCAATTACTGGCCGGACCTCAACGCCAACTTCTTCGCGCCGAACCAGTTCACGCCCTGCGGCGTCAACTTCACGGCGCCGGAAATCATGTCGCAGAGCGAAAAGAACACCCAGTGAGCCGACTGGAGACGTCACGGTTGCGGCCCGGCTTTTGCCGGGCCGCCGCTGCGTGAGCCCCGACATGTCCGATGCCGTCCTGACCCGACCCGCCTTCCTCACGCTCTCGGGAATTTCCAAGCGCTACGCCGGCGTGCGCGCGCTGGAAGGCGTCGACTTCGCCTGCGAGCGCGGCAAGATCCATGCGGTGCTGGGCGAGAACGGCGCCGGCAAGTCGACGCTGATCAAGATCATCTCGGGTGTCGTGCAGCCCGATTCCGGCAGCATGCGTCTTGACGGACGGGACGTCAGCTTCGCGACGCCGTCCGCTGCCAATGCCGCCGGTGTCGTCTGCATCTTCCAGGAACTGTCGCTGATGCCCGACCTCTCGGTCGCGGACAACATCTCGATCGCCTCGCCGCCGCGCCGCTTCGGTCTGATCGACGCGCGGGCGCAGCGCCGCCGTGCCGAACAATTACTGGCC
This genomic interval from Bradyrhizobium guangzhouense contains the following:
- a CDS encoding septal ring lytic transglycosylase RlpA family protein, which encodes MQAQPTLLFCLTTFSLSAFSVAHAESGLASYYGYGKAARSGELTCAHRTRPFGSVLKVSYGGRTIQCRVNDRGPFIRGRIVDLSVPAARALGMMSAGVVRVSVE
- the glgA gene encoding glycogen synthase GlgA produces the protein MTPVRVLAVASEVYPIVKTGGLADVAGALPIALKAHGVEMRTLMPGYPEVMRRLSGADEIRRWPDYFGGRGRLLAGSHEGLDLFVLDVPHLYARPGNPYVTAEGVDWPDNGVRFAALARVAADIGRGLVASFIPDVVHAHDWQAGLAPAYLHYDGGARPGTVMTIHNMAYQGKFDRALAGAIGLPHDASFDVHGLEYFGGISFLKAGLQLADRITTVSPTYAREIQSDEGGMGLGGLLRARANVLSGILNGIDIGVWNPQTDPHIAYRFGAQDLTFRAANKAVLQQQFNLDSSDEAPLLGVISRLSWQKGLDLLLEAIPTILDQGMQLALLGSGDRDLQERYQAAARANPGRIGVLIGYDEILAHLIQAGSDALLVPSRFEPCGLTQLCALRYGAVPIVSHVGGLEDTIVDIGETGRDATGFKFAPVTADALTGGLRKANAAFRDKATWRRLQLNGLATDVSWRNRAGEYAALYRSLIASRNA
- a CDS encoding ABC transporter substrate-binding protein, yielding MPTSRRQLLKGTAAAAATLSLDWTRAQAQAENLRIGLIYDLTGPFAAGGSVASSVGTQIAIDLVNEKGGIGGKTKIVPVPADSQSKAEIAINEAERLISQEKIDIINGVYSSAHAVPLAAKVEQQKKILWITTAVSTAVFKDKNLQYVFRAQIHSDQYGQAFAGFLAEHAKGKLGMEPKDVKVALIHEDGPYGVGVASADEAYAKEAGIQVVLHEGYSASAPDLSVLVTKLKRAKVDVISHAGYNPDITLFLRQARESGLRFKMLFGAGAGYSQLDKLRATFGADIDHFCNIDPVPAQLLDPSKLAPGMGELIKTMVTRYQAKTGATDVPPHCSMGFNQTWVLLNNVLPVAKEKYGSFEPEAIRKAALDVDIPAGGTIQGYGVKFFPPGTPLSGQNERSTPVVMQNAGEHISVVWPTNIRTQDPVFPLPKGSTYGA
- the glgC gene encoding glucose-1-phosphate adenylyltransferase: MSAAGNEPLARQALAFVLAGGRGSRLLELTDRRAKPAVYFGGKSRIIDFALSNAVNSGIRRIAVATQYKAHSLIRHLQMGWNFFRPERNESFDILPASQRVSESMWYVGTADAIYQNIDIIESHNARFIVVLAGDHIYKMDYEVMLRQHVDSGADVTVGCLEMPRAESSGFGIMHVDENGWIQQFLEKPKDPPPMPGKPDVSLASMGIYVFDTKFLYDQLKRDAEDTNSSHDFGKDIIPYIVKNGRAIAHQFSTSCVRSGNDPRSYWRDAGTVDAYWAANIDLTDVVPELDLFDRAWPIWSYAEITPPAKFVHDEESRRGQAVSSLVSGGCIISGASLRRSLLFTGVRINSYANVENAVIMPYVNVGRGARLKNVVIDRGVEIPEGLVIGEDPEFDAKRFRTTEQGISLVTQPMIDRLNT
- a CDS encoding GCG_CRPN prefix-to-repeats domain-containing protein, which translates into the protein MKTLSAALFGIVVLSAGLWLTSTPAAALGGCGPNQHRNAAGRCVFGGQNEDYCIRKTGHPATRMPNGTMRCI
- a CDS encoding sugar ABC transporter substrate-binding protein, producing the protein MMWTLRLTGLACVGLLLSSVSALAGPKVVTGPGADPACFKPWSAQTKFFQWAKKPGPYKIALVNGFVGNTWRIQMVKTAKAFAAQPGIKENIKEFKVVSTGTDVAAQLGAMEDFINQGFDAIVTIAVAPDGFDRIIRLADKNNVVVVPFDNVLDTDKVMMVNEDQKEMGRMSAKWLMDESGKKSGDILEVRGLPGNSVDRDRHLGFREVMEAPGNSFKITEVVGNWDTGTSQKVTADALAVHGHFDGIFTQGGSDGTVQALMAAKHPFVPMSGEGENEYRKQIADHAKDGLKGMSYGQSPALVAIATKAAISALQGNVMPQLISIPIPVATYKDLKPGVNYWPDLNANFFAPNQFTPCGVNFTAPEIMSQSEKNTQ